A stretch of Microcoleus sp. FACHB-68 DNA encodes these proteins:
- a CDS encoding DUF29 domain-containing protein: MQTPQTEQTAKTSMHSLYETDFYAWTQEQAKLLKDQQWSRLDLSNLIEEIESLGKQQRAELRNRLSILIGHLLKWEYQISKRSRSWLNTIRIQRMDVLELLKENPSLKPYLQEALQTAYAKGLALASGETNLPLKTFPTNCPYPLEDILSDCFYPGEPATDDVMQ, encoded by the coding sequence ATGCAAACACCTCAAACCGAACAAACAGCGAAAACCTCAATGCACAGTCTCTATGAAACTGACTTTTATGCCTGGACGCAGGAACAAGCAAAACTCCTTAAAGATCAGCAATGGAGCCGGCTCGATCTGTCTAATTTAATCGAGGAAATTGAGTCGTTGGGAAAACAACAACGCGCGGAATTAAGAAATCGCTTGAGTATTTTGATTGGGCATTTGCTTAAATGGGAATACCAAATCTCAAAACGAAGTCGTAGCTGGTTGAATACAATTCGCATCCAGCGTATGGACGTATTAGAGTTGCTCAAAGAAAATCCGAGTCTTAAGCCTTATCTGCAAGAAGCTCTCCAAACAGCCTACGCCAAAGGACTGGCATTAGCTTCGGGAGAAACAAACCTGCCTCTAAAAACCTTCCCGACAAATTGCCCTTATCCTTTAGAAGATATTTTGAGTGATTGCTTTTATCCAGGCGAACCGGCGACGGATGACGTGATGCAATAA